One Drosophila santomea strain STO CAGO 1482 chromosome X, Prin_Dsan_1.1, whole genome shotgun sequence DNA segment encodes these proteins:
- the LOC120457091 gene encoding proteasome subunit alpha type-7-1: MSSRYDRAVTIFSPDGHLLQVEYAQEAVRKGSTAVGVRGANCVVLGVEKKSVAKLQEDRTVRKICMLDHHVVMAFAGLTADARILINRAQVECQSHRLNVEDPVTLEYITRYIAQLKQKYTQSNGRRPFGISCLIGGFDADGSAHLFQTEPSGIFYEYKANATGRSAKVVREFFEKAYDEKEVATEHGAVKLAIRALLEVAQSGQNNLEVAIMENGKPLKMLDTKVIADYVKIIEKEKEEELEKKKQKK; this comes from the exons ATGTCCTCACGCTACGATCGAGCTGTTACCATATTCTCCCCCGACGGTCACCTTCTGCAGGTGGAGTACGCCCAAGAGGCCGTCCGCAAGGGATCCACAGCG GTCGGAGTTCGCGGCGCCAACTGCGTGGTTCTTGGCGTGGAGAAGAAGTCGGTGGCCAAGCTGCAGGAGGATCGCACAGTGCGCAAGATTTGTATGCTCGACCACCACGTTGTGATGGCTTTTGCCGGTCTCACGGCCGACGCTCGCATCCTGATAAATCGCGCCCAGGTGGAGTGCCAGAGCCATCGTCTCAACGTCGAGGATCCCGTGACTCTCGAGTACATAACCAG ATACATTGCCCAGCTGAAGCAAAAATACACGCAGAGCAATGGTCGCCGTCCCTTCGGTATATCCTGCCTTATTGGCGGCTTTGATGCCGATGGCTCTGCTCATCTGTTCCAGACCGAACCGTCGGGCATTTTCTACGAGTACAAGGCTAACGCCACCGGGCGCTCGGCAAAGGTTGTGCGAGAGTTCTTTGAGAAGGCTTACGACGAGAAGGAGGTGGCCACCGAGCACGGAGCCGTCAAATTGGCCATCCGTGCCCTGCTCGAGGTGGCGCAGTCAGGCCAGAACAATCTGGAGGTGGCCATCATGGAGAACGGCAAGCCACTGAAAATGCTGGACACCAAAGTCATAGCCGATTACGTTAAGATCAtcgagaaggagaaggaggaggagctcgAGAAGAAGAAACAGAAAAAGTAA
- the LOC120457090 gene encoding ethanolamine kinase: MGTETKSNSYTGQISTSGGNPKVMKDSLSLVRQTVNQQTLSQSNQVQNQLNSHSNSNSYPNPSESENKNKNQHENENNEHEQNTRDIRAKQEDKSRKEAIVPFVPIFVEEADVIQGAKELLKVIRPTWDLSHVEFKSFTDGITNKLVGCFHKEISKLSDENGGPYLPIKTKTQGLSPLQSEDPVIIEKDDDDYTDDRAADDGSPVQYSDNVVLVRIYGNKTDLLIDRKAETQNFLLLHTYGLAPSLYATFKNGLVYEYVPGTTLNTDSVLCPEIWPLVARRMAEMHRKVRKHGESSATKPMPMIWKKTQSFLDLVPERFSDAEKHKRVKETFLPIGRLREEFNKLYEYLEALDSPIVFSHNDLLLGNVIYTQSLNTVNFIDYEYADYNFQAFDIGNHFAEMCGVDEVDYSRYPKREFQLQWLRVYLEEYLQRSHIQNDEVELLYVQVNQFALASHIFWTVWSLLQAEHSTIDFDYVGYAFLRYNEYLARKVEFLSLTAAKNNK; this comes from the exons ATGGGCACAGAAACCAAGAGCAACAGTTACACAGGACAGATTTCAACAAGTGGCGGCAACCCCAAAGTGATGAAAGATTCTTTATCCTTAGTTCGTCAGACGGTCAATCAGCAAACGCTATCGCAATCGAACCAGGTCCAGAACCAATTGAATTCACATTCAAATTCCAATTCGTATCCAAATCCAAGCGagagcgaaaacaaaaacaaaaaccaacacgaaaacgaaaacaacgAGCACGAACAAAATACGCGTGATATTCGAGCAAAACAGGAGGATAAATCCAGAAAAGAGGCGATTGTACCCTTTGTCCCCATATTTGTTGAGGAGGCTGACGTGATTCAAGGGGCCAAGGAACTGTTGAAGGTTATTCGACCGACCTGGGACCTCAGCCACGTCGAGTTTAAG AGTTTTACCGATGGCATCACAAACAAACTGGTCGGATGTTTTCATAAAGAGATCTCCAAATTGAGCGATGAGAACGGCGGACCGTATCTACCTATCAAGACGAAGACTCAAGGTCTGTCGCCGCTTCAGTCCGAGGATCCAGTCATCATCGAGAAGGACGATGATGACTACACAGACGATCGGGCAGCGGACGATGGCTCACCTGTACAGTACTCCGATAACGTAGTGCTGGTCAGGATATACGGCAACAAAACGGACCTACTGATAGATCGCAAGGCGGAGACGCAAAACTTTCTTCTACTGCATACGTATGGGCTAGCGCCATCGCTGTATGCCACGTTCAAGAACGGTCTCGTCTACGAATACGTACCTGGAACCACCCTGAATACGGACAGTGTGCTCTGTCCAGAGATTTGGCCCTTGGTCGCCCGTCGCATGGCCGAAATGCATCGCAAGGTGAGAAAGCACGGGGAAAGTTCGGCGACCAAACCCATGCCGATGATTTGGAAGAAGACGCAGAGCTTTCTTGATTTAGTACCTGAACGTTTTAGTGATGctgaaaaacacaaaag AGTGAAAGAAACGTTTCTACCTATCGGCCGCCTGCGCGAGGAGTTCAATAAGCTATATGAATACCTTGAGGCTCTGGACAGTCCGATTGTCTTCTCCCACAACGACCTTCTGCTGGGAAATGTGATCTACACGCAAAGCCTGAATACGGTGAACTTCATCGACTACGAGTATGCCGATTACAATTTCCAGGCCTTCGACATTGGCAACCACTTTGCGGAGATGTGCGGCGTCGATGAGGTCGACTACTCCCGCTATCCCAAGCGCGAGTTCCAACTGCAGTGGCTGAGGGTCTACCTTGAGGAGTACCTACAGCGCAGCCACATTCAGAACGATGAAGTCGAACTGCTCTATGTCCAGGTCAATCAGTTTGCGCTGGCATCGCATATCTTTTGGACGGTGTGGTCCCTGTTGCAAGCCGAGCATTCCACTATCGATTTCGACTACGTAGG